Proteins from a genomic interval of Pseudodesulfovibrio nedwellii:
- a CDS encoding ABC transporter substrate-binding protein — protein sequence MTPNSVYLAIAPNILRKTVQDLSRLDLPLELIPPQTHQEMQDFSKQFGLNGDIPGVTLCAYPEFIYNLLQHQEQRKLAQLSGSLPPMRKELTTLGMAEPSQYFRVIAFVPFVIAAAKGVTPPIEDWEDLCRPDICNAIAVPPHDTPLPALFDTMMTANYGNKATGAIEGKNTTYTPLDINKHVDAGDFLAGVSIPAFSKTYRDGNGHMVWPKSGAWPVPLIATVRADAPDEAMVLLNYLLSNKYQSYLAETGSLIPVVEGIPWFSEMAENDGRLQWPGWDALISLGAPQAA from the coding sequence ATGACACCAAATTCAGTCTATCTGGCTATCGCCCCAAACATTCTCCGAAAAACCGTACAAGATCTGTCTCGCCTAGATCTCCCTCTGGAGCTTATCCCACCGCAAACACATCAGGAAATGCAAGATTTCTCCAAGCAATTCGGTTTGAACGGCGACATTCCCGGTGTAACTCTCTGCGCCTACCCCGAGTTCATATATAATCTTCTTCAGCATCAGGAACAGAGAAAACTCGCGCAACTATCAGGATCACTCCCCCCCATGCGCAAGGAACTCACGACATTGGGCATGGCAGAACCTTCCCAGTACTTTCGTGTCATAGCCTTTGTACCATTTGTAATTGCAGCGGCAAAAGGCGTCACCCCTCCCATCGAAGACTGGGAAGATTTATGCCGCCCAGACATCTGCAACGCCATTGCCGTTCCGCCGCACGACACTCCTCTTCCGGCTCTGTTCGATACAATGATGACTGCGAACTACGGCAACAAAGCGACCGGAGCCATCGAAGGAAAAAACACGACGTACACCCCTCTGGACATCAACAAACATGTGGATGCCGGTGACTTTCTTGCGGGGGTCAGCATCCCTGCCTTCAGCAAAACTTACCGTGACGGCAATGGACACATGGTATGGCCAAAATCAGGAGCATGGCCCGTTCCTCTGATAGCGACTGTTCGGGCAGATGCCCCGGATGAAGCCATGGTGCTCCTCAATTATCTTCTTTCCAATAAATATCAATCATATCTAGCTGAAACAGGTTCACTCATTCCGGTCGTGGAAGGTATCCCCTGGTTCTCTGAAATGGCGGAAAATGACGGCCGACTACAATGGCCCGGATGGGATGCACTCATATCACTCGGCGCACCGCAAGCCGCCTAG
- a CDS encoding ATP-binding cassette domain-containing protein, with product MIIEKVTILAGHDKQGQPEAIKDVSLYPGDSLALVGPTGSGKSELLSDIEQAAFDDTRSGRTILINDVPLYESPAGMVATLSQKTNFVMDATVQEFILLHAESKGRDGAHLLGPLLEMANSLCGEPVTPDMSLQVLSGGQSRALMIADIAMLSATPIVLIDEVENAGIHKFKALEMLAGHQKIVISATHDPVLILMNDTRLVMQNGAMSSLLSANNKEREYAKDLKKMDDTLMAAREDLRMGYSLNAQEIAQ from the coding sequence ATGATTATTGAAAAAGTCACCATACTGGCTGGACACGATAAACAAGGACAACCGGAAGCCATTAAGGACGTTTCCCTATACCCCGGCGATTCTCTCGCATTGGTCGGCCCTACAGGGTCCGGAAAAAGCGAACTTCTTTCTGACATCGAACAAGCGGCTTTCGACGATACCCGCTCCGGCAGGACCATCCTCATAAATGATGTTCCTCTCTATGAATCCCCGGCAGGGATGGTCGCTACACTTTCTCAGAAGACCAACTTCGTCATGGATGCCACGGTTCAAGAATTCATCCTGCTGCATGCGGAAAGCAAAGGACGTGATGGCGCACACCTCTTAGGCCCCCTTCTTGAAATGGCCAACAGCCTTTGCGGTGAACCTGTGACGCCAGACATGTCGCTTCAAGTGTTAAGTGGCGGGCAATCTCGCGCATTGATGATTGCCGACATAGCCATGCTTTCTGCGACTCCCATCGTGCTGATTGATGAAGTTGAAAATGCAGGAATCCACAAATTCAAAGCTCTTGAAATGCTGGCTGGGCATCAAAAAATCGTCATATCAGCGACACATGACCCCGTTCTCATTCTCATGAACGACACTCGTCTGGTCATGCAAAACGGGGCGATGAGTTCTCTTCTCTCTGCCAACAATAAAGAACGAGAGTATGCAAAAGACCTTAAAAAAATGGACGACACTCTCATGGCAGCAAGAGAAGACCTTCGCATGGGATATTCACTGAACGCACAGGAGATCGCACAATGA
- a CDS encoding GTP-binding protein, with protein MKLITIAGTPSAGKTVVTLHLIKQLAKDGKQSAAVKFDTLSTTDDQIYRERLGIPAIQGLSDYLCPDHYFVSNLEEACKWGKAQKADYLFIETAGLCYRCAPHVTDIPAITIIDNLGGMEAPRKMGPALTLADVVVVTKSDLVSQAEKEVFAHRISQVNPAARVVHVNGLTGTGALHLKRICDTWSDADELEGLKLRYSMPASICSYCTGETRIGRRFQSGNVEKLLLEENAA; from the coding sequence GTGAAACTTATTACGATTGCAGGAACGCCCAGCGCCGGAAAGACGGTAGTAACCCTGCACCTCATCAAACAACTCGCAAAAGATGGCAAGCAATCGGCAGCAGTGAAGTTCGACACACTCAGCACCACAGATGACCAGATATATCGCGAACGCCTCGGCATCCCTGCCATACAGGGGTTGTCAGACTATCTCTGCCCCGACCATTACTTTGTGTCGAATCTTGAAGAAGCATGTAAGTGGGGCAAGGCACAAAAAGCCGATTATCTCTTCATAGAAACAGCAGGGCTTTGCTATCGTTGCGCCCCACACGTCACTGACATCCCGGCCATCACCATCATCGACAACCTTGGAGGTATGGAAGCCCCACGCAAAATGGGTCCCGCTCTGACACTGGCGGACGTGGTCGTCGTGACCAAAAGTGACCTTGTTTCCCAAGCAGAAAAAGAAGTTTTCGCTCACCGGATATCTCAAGTGAATCCGGCAGCTCGCGTTGTTCATGTCAACGGCCTGACCGGCACGGGGGCACTCCATCTCAAACGAATTTGCGACACATGGTCAGACGCCGATGAACTTGAGGGGTTGAAGCTCAGATATTCCATGCCCGCTTCAATCTGCTCATATTGTACCGGAGAAACACGCATAGGACGTCGATTCCAGTCCGGTAACGTCGAAAAACTCTTGCTTGAGGAAAACGCAGCATGA
- a CDS encoding helix-turn-helix domain-containing protein, with protein MDAPVNAYLLRPDMAVCFWECTTNTPKEYTITFDTPVLRFSFILEGESISSADEQKDFARHKELIEMRFFHANSGQIRLAAHQSHKWLDIVLSPSFLDLALPEESAHLPESIRKVVLEEVAHIPCDSRRMTPDQFVAATQLAHCPYTHAARTLFLKSKTLELLSHVLAVHSPTPCQTRLSSYEMECLKTAKDILIADVENPPTLKELSIMVGLNETKLKTGFKALFGQTVYGYFKTYRIELARQRLLDETCSISQVASSVGYTNISHFSAAFKERHGVTPSRYRKDNFFVANFSQK; from the coding sequence ATGGATGCACCAGTCAATGCCTATTTACTTCGGCCGGATATGGCCGTTTGCTTCTGGGAATGCACAACCAACACCCCCAAAGAATACACAATCACCTTTGACACACCCGTCCTGCGGTTTTCCTTCATTTTAGAAGGTGAAAGCATTTCAAGCGCTGACGAACAAAAAGATTTCGCCCGTCACAAAGAACTGATTGAAATGCGTTTTTTCCATGCGAACTCCGGCCAGATAAGGCTAGCTGCTCATCAATCGCATAAATGGCTGGATATTGTTCTCTCTCCCTCCTTCCTGGACTTGGCCCTTCCCGAAGAGAGTGCGCACCTGCCAGAAAGTATCCGCAAGGTGGTCTTAGAAGAAGTCGCCCACATCCCCTGCGACAGCCGCCGAATGACGCCTGATCAATTCGTAGCTGCCACACAACTCGCTCACTGCCCGTACACACATGCCGCCCGTACTTTGTTCCTCAAAAGCAAAACTCTTGAGCTTCTCTCTCATGTCCTCGCAGTGCATTCCCCCACGCCATGTCAAACACGTTTAAGTTCCTACGAAATGGAATGCCTGAAAACCGCCAAGGACATACTTATTGCTGACGTAGAAAATCCTCCGACCCTCAAGGAATTGTCCATCATGGTAGGATTAAACGAGACCAAACTCAAAACCGGATTCAAAGCACTCTTCGGCCAGACCGTTTATGGTTATTTCAAAACATATCGAATAGAACTGGCTCGCCAACGCCTCCTCGACGAAACTTGCTCCATTAGCCAAGTGGCGAGTAGCGTCGGATACACGAACATCAGTCATTTCAGCGCAGCATTCAAGGAACGTCATGGAGTAACCCCGTCCCGCTATAGAAAAGACAACTTCTTTGTCGCCAATTTCTCCCAAAAGTAG
- a CDS encoding DUF4198 domain-containing protein, with translation MSAVSKPTFYTQYIDKKGRQRLALKFHDQVKDIDKVLMAVKFQVFAKSYMTLGKWTQPAALGHGLEIIPLTDLSDVRVGDLIKFEFFSTASQLLVLPRA, from the coding sequence TTGAGCGCTGTTTCTAAGCCGACCTTTTATACTCAGTACATCGATAAGAAGGGGCGGCAGCGTCTTGCACTCAAGTTCCACGATCAGGTTAAGGACATCGACAAAGTGCTTATGGCCGTCAAGTTTCAGGTTTTTGCCAAATCGTACATGACTCTTGGCAAGTGGACTCAGCCTGCAGCACTTGGTCATGGTCTTGAAATTATTCCGCTGACCGATTTGAGTGACGTGCGTGTTGGCGATCTGATTAAGTTCGAGTTTTTTTCAACGGCAAGCCAGTTACTTGTTCTGCCAAGGGCGTAA
- a CDS encoding DUF3450 domain-containing protein, which translates to MLRRMVFATVALLALPVWAMSAATPEEVQSNLAKAVAVEAKAQASYGKWTDAKAGIADDIRDMKAMDEWLEFQSNKYLKYIEKQKSVIAELERRKEEAQLIRMRLEPFLADIVDALEDFVEADLPFLSEERKKRIYFLRASLDDYRLSLSEKLRQVFEALLIETEYGRNVATTTRELDLNGSPTQVSVFRLGRTALFYQAADGSAAGIWDKSSASWVSLDHEYVRTLRRARDMAERKRSVELLELPIGAMR; encoded by the coding sequence ATGTTGAGAAGGATGGTGTTTGCGACAGTGGCGTTGCTCGCATTGCCCGTTTGGGCCATGAGCGCCGCCACACCGGAAGAGGTTCAGTCGAATCTTGCCAAAGCGGTGGCGGTCGAAGCGAAGGCGCAGGCGTCCTATGGCAAGTGGACGGATGCCAAGGCTGGGATAGCTGATGATATTCGCGATATGAAAGCCATGGACGAATGGCTTGAGTTTCAGTCCAACAAGTATTTGAAGTATATTGAAAAACAGAAGTCCGTGATTGCTGAACTCGAACGGCGCAAAGAAGAGGCGCAGTTGATTCGCATGCGACTCGAGCCGTTTCTTGCAGACATTGTCGACGCTCTTGAGGATTTTGTTGAGGCTGACCTGCCGTTTTTGTCGGAAGAACGGAAGAAGCGAATTTACTTTCTTCGGGCCTCACTTGATGATTATCGGTTGAGTTTGAGTGAAAAGTTGCGTCAGGTTTTCGAGGCTTTGCTTATCGAGACAGAGTACGGGCGGAATGTTGCCACCACGACACGTGAATTGGATTTGAATGGTTCTCCTACTCAGGTATCCGTGTTTCGCCTTGGGCGGACAGCCTTGTTTTACCAAGCTGCTGACGGCTCAGCCGCCGGTATTTGGGATAAGTCCTCCGCATCATGGGTATCTCTTGATCATGAATATGTTCGTACCTTGCGTCGTGCACGGGACATGGCGGAACGGAAACGTTCTGTTGAATTGCTCGAACTGCCTATAGGAGCCATGCGATGA
- a CDS encoding MotA/TolQ/ExbB proton channel family protein, which yields MRTLMLTLFTIAALAVPVCAQQWQQVAQQVTATASQAREDARQTERLIIHERKGIMAEKGTLQKSIASKQKRFDALKGQYENLLEQEKVLQDELAAQAHEVKTIDGTIRTAAKQARDYFHESLTTPEFSEREAVLAEVLQPEKFPGLEGIQNLLALLIDELGVSGAVVRRTGNFIGVDGKDKTGDLLRVGAFTMAYRLPDGSLGFLRPGSNGSKLVAVQGDPGWKLSSLMGDYYDGKNSVFPVDISNGAAFTRLAQEQKGIYEWLSAGGLLVWPIILVGVVAFVLVVERFYSLSRIRGNSDRNMVAILDMASKGQWKECRQFCRDQPNYPTCRIIGHTLKYIGNTREIIENAFQEGLLRELPMLERFLPTLNVLAAVAPLLGLLGTVTGMINTFQIITVYGTGDPRMMSGGISEALVTTQLGLAVAVPIMILHHVLERRVDKIIGDMEEKGTGFAVVLMKNGKMKKREEFDAAA from the coding sequence ATGAGAACCTTGATGCTTACTCTTTTCACCATTGCGGCACTTGCCGTACCGGTTTGCGCTCAACAATGGCAGCAGGTGGCGCAGCAGGTGACAGCCACGGCCAGTCAGGCTCGTGAGGATGCACGTCAGACAGAGAGGCTTATTATACATGAGCGCAAAGGGATTATGGCTGAGAAGGGCACTTTGCAAAAGTCCATTGCCTCGAAGCAGAAACGGTTTGATGCGCTCAAAGGGCAATACGAAAACCTGCTGGAACAGGAAAAGGTGTTGCAGGATGAACTGGCCGCACAGGCTCATGAAGTCAAGACCATTGACGGCACCATTCGAACAGCGGCCAAACAGGCTCGCGATTATTTTCATGAAAGCCTGACTACCCCCGAGTTTTCAGAGCGGGAGGCCGTGTTGGCCGAGGTGCTTCAGCCTGAGAAATTCCCCGGATTGGAAGGTATCCAGAATCTGCTCGCACTTCTTATTGATGAATTGGGTGTTTCCGGTGCAGTTGTTCGCCGAACTGGTAATTTTATCGGTGTTGATGGCAAGGACAAGACTGGTGATCTTTTGCGGGTTGGTGCTTTTACCATGGCGTACCGTCTCCCTGATGGTTCGCTCGGCTTTCTGCGTCCCGGCAGCAACGGAAGCAAGCTCGTCGCCGTGCAGGGTGATCCTGGGTGGAAGTTATCCAGTCTGATGGGTGATTATTATGATGGAAAGAATTCCGTTTTTCCTGTGGACATCTCCAACGGTGCCGCTTTCACACGATTGGCTCAGGAACAGAAGGGCATCTACGAATGGTTGAGCGCGGGTGGACTTCTTGTGTGGCCTATCATTCTTGTGGGTGTTGTTGCTTTCGTGCTTGTGGTGGAGCGGTTTTATTCTCTGAGCAGGATTCGTGGTAATTCTGATCGCAATATGGTTGCGATTCTGGACATGGCGAGCAAAGGTCAGTGGAAGGAATGCCGTCAGTTCTGCCGAGATCAACCCAATTATCCCACCTGTCGTATCATCGGCCACACGCTTAAGTATATCGGGAATACTCGCGAGATCATCGAGAACGCTTTTCAGGAAGGGCTTCTTCGGGAATTGCCCATGCTGGAGCGTTTCTTGCCGACCCTGAATGTGCTTGCGGCCGTTGCGCCGCTCTTGGGGCTGCTCGGTACAGTGACCGGAATGATCAACACTTTTCAGATCATTACCGTATACGGTACCGGTGATCCGCGCATGATGTCTGGCGGAATTTCCGAGGCGCTTGTTACAACGCAGCTTGGTTTGGCCGTGGCTGTTCCCATCATGATTTTGCACCATGTGCTTGAACGGCGTGTGGATAAGATTATCGGTGATATGGAGGAGAAGGGTACTGGGTTTGCTGTGGTTCTCATGAAAAACGGCAAGATGAAGAAACGGGAGGAATTCGATGCAGCTGCATAA
- a CDS encoding MotA/TolQ/ExbB proton channel family protein gives MQLHNLVERMADYFQAGGDTMIPLFVISLVMWTLAIIKASRFLRERRRESSPKKCLHLFQGESSVCKAGLAQWQWDILNQYMEQRCEDQELNRDMLEAMRMRQELKVMRYIGTILILAAIAPLLGLLGTVAGMITTFDVISEFGTGNARALASGISEALVTTQSGLVVAVPGLLLGGFLFQRAQKFKSRMELFCIGLQQQTDEPAL, from the coding sequence ATGCAGCTGCATAATCTTGTTGAAAGAATGGCGGATTATTTTCAGGCGGGTGGAGACACCATGATTCCTTTGTTCGTGATCTCTTTGGTCATGTGGACTTTGGCCATCATCAAGGCGTCCCGCTTCTTGCGGGAACGGCGTAGGGAAAGTTCGCCAAAAAAATGCCTCCATTTGTTTCAGGGTGAGAGTAGCGTCTGCAAAGCCGGTTTGGCGCAGTGGCAGTGGGATATCTTGAATCAGTATATGGAACAGCGCTGCGAAGATCAGGAACTCAACCGTGATATGCTTGAGGCTATGCGTATGCGTCAGGAATTGAAGGTCATGCGCTATATCGGAACTATTTTGATTTTGGCAGCCATCGCACCCTTGCTCGGTTTGCTTGGTACGGTGGCCGGCATGATTACCACGTTCGACGTTATTTCCGAATTTGGTACGGGCAATGCGCGCGCTTTGGCTTCTGGCATTTCTGAAGCTCTGGTGACAACGCAGAGCGGGCTGGTCGTGGCTGTGCCCGGCCTGTTGCTTGGTGGTTTTTTGTTTCAGCGTGCCCAGAAATTCAAAAGTCGGATGGAATTGTTTTGCATCGGTCTGCAACAGCAGACCGATGAACCGGCACTGTAG
- a CDS encoding ExbD/TolR family protein → MKSIRYTRGARSRKSDINMTPLIDMVFILLIFFIVTTSFVRESGVEVQRPTAQSAQTKEQANVLLGLTSDGQIFVEGRALDIRSVRAYMERFLAETPDGSVVIVADKESMTGNTVQVLDQCRLAGVKNISIAARKQ, encoded by the coding sequence ATGAAAAGTATTCGTTACACCCGCGGGGCCAGATCACGTAAGAGCGATATCAATATGACGCCGTTGATCGACATGGTGTTTATATTGCTCATTTTTTTTATCGTGACCACGAGTTTCGTACGAGAGTCCGGTGTTGAGGTTCAACGTCCTACGGCACAGTCGGCACAGACCAAGGAGCAGGCCAATGTTTTGTTGGGACTGACCAGCGACGGGCAGATTTTTGTGGAAGGTAGGGCACTCGATATTCGATCTGTTCGAGCTTATATGGAGCGTTTTCTGGCGGAGACTCCAGATGGCTCGGTGGTTATCGTGGCTGACAAGGAGAGCATGACCGGCAATACCGTACAGGTTCTGGATCAGTGTCGTCTGGCCGGTGTCAAGAACATCAGTATTGCGGCAAGGAAACAATGA
- a CDS encoding energy transducer TonB → MIVRNRGVGEFAASCMCAVLVAGLIYIGVLMLNDAPIPKGMEVVEGAIRLAQPQHDKAEPELKRKKLDEVEPPKQLPKTFTAKVKSRPAKPIMQVNTPAFFAEMHPGVSGGIALPSGDFGGVGFSMGEVDDTPQVMRSVPPDYPYVAKRNRVEGEVVVRMLVTAEGVPQNLTIHSSTPAGVFDESALRAAKRWRFKPGRYKGQSVDTWVLLPFVFELTL, encoded by the coding sequence ATGATTGTGAGGAACAGAGGGGTCGGTGAATTTGCGGCCTCCTGCATGTGTGCTGTTCTTGTGGCTGGGCTGATCTATATTGGCGTTTTGATGCTTAACGATGCTCCAATACCTAAGGGAATGGAAGTCGTCGAAGGGGCCATTCGTCTTGCTCAGCCGCAACATGACAAGGCGGAGCCGGAGTTGAAGCGTAAAAAACTCGATGAGGTGGAACCGCCCAAGCAGTTGCCCAAGACATTTACGGCCAAGGTGAAAAGTAGACCTGCCAAGCCTATCATGCAGGTGAATACCCCAGCATTTTTTGCTGAGATGCATCCGGGGGTGTCGGGCGGGATAGCCCTTCCCTCGGGAGATTTCGGTGGCGTTGGTTTTTCCATGGGCGAAGTGGATGATACTCCTCAGGTCATGCGGAGCGTGCCGCCGGATTATCCCTATGTTGCCAAGCGAAACAGGGTTGAAGGCGAGGTTGTTGTGCGTATGTTGGTGACGGCTGAAGGCGTGCCGCAGAACCTGACCATTCACTCCTCAACCCCGGCGGGCGTCTTTGACGAGTCTGCATTGCGGGCTGCCAAGCGGTGGCGTTTCAAGCCGGGCAGATATAAAGGGCAGAGCGTGGACACCTGGGTTCTTCTTCCTTTTGTATTCGAGTTGACGCTATGA
- a CDS encoding tetratricopeptide repeat protein — protein sequence MIVKKIIFCLLAVLLLAAVAHAADRLPPLARQALHKAQVNMDDSRFEDAAAVLREYMVQAEESVPVQVYLMLGGVYHKNRDWKRAYATFREGLDAHPSDSMLTRNCAVSCYELELYADAGRFFEKAYKLSMPSQPVLLFHAGSAYYSGEDFKSATRILLNLILQEKKPEKDWVRLAIHACLECGQPKKAESVLRKFLASNPGEAPYWELLAKLYLDSERYEKAASALEICYRVRTPTTKDLERLASLYTYSNAPMLASATLKRAHSGVADTKKGIKVASLYASAGRINEAVQHLARLGSSYAVERSKGNILYNARRFNEAESALLAAVERDPKAPESLYLLGMCAWEKRDWKGAKVIFSKLAGDKSFARRVKALLSVIDDLEATRREASM from the coding sequence ATGATTGTAAAAAAAATTATTTTCTGCCTTCTTGCTGTCCTTTTGCTGGCGGCGGTTGCTCATGCCGCAGACCGTTTACCTCCCCTTGCTCGGCAGGCGTTGCACAAGGCGCAGGTGAACATGGATGATTCCAGATTTGAAGACGCTGCGGCTGTTTTGCGTGAATACATGGTGCAGGCCGAAGAGAGTGTGCCCGTTCAGGTTTATCTCATGCTTGGCGGCGTATATCACAAGAATCGTGACTGGAAGCGAGCATATGCAACGTTTCGCGAGGGACTGGATGCGCATCCGTCCGATTCGATGTTGACCCGAAATTGTGCTGTTTCCTGCTACGAGCTGGAGCTATATGCAGATGCTGGAAGGTTTTTCGAAAAGGCTTACAAGCTTTCGATGCCGTCCCAGCCAGTCCTACTCTTCCATGCGGGCTCAGCTTATTATAGCGGCGAAGATTTCAAGTCGGCTACGCGTATCCTGCTCAATTTGATTTTGCAGGAAAAGAAACCTGAAAAAGATTGGGTTCGTCTTGCCATTCACGCATGTCTCGAATGCGGGCAACCGAAAAAGGCCGAGTCTGTGCTGAGGAAATTCCTTGCGAGCAATCCGGGAGAGGCTCCGTATTGGGAGTTGCTCGCCAAGTTGTATTTGGATAGTGAGCGATATGAAAAGGCGGCCAGTGCCTTGGAGATATGCTATCGGGTACGAACTCCGACCACCAAGGATCTTGAACGGCTTGCATCCTTGTATACGTATTCAAATGCACCAATGCTTGCTTCAGCCACGCTCAAGCGAGCGCACTCCGGCGTTGCGGATACAAAAAAAGGAATCAAGGTTGCCTCCTTGTATGCCAGCGCAGGCAGGATCAACGAGGCCGTGCAACACCTTGCTCGGCTTGGATCTTCCTATGCCGTCGAGCGGAGTAAGGGGAATATTCTGTATAATGCCCGTCGTTTTAATGAAGCAGAAAGTGCCCTGCTGGCGGCTGTGGAACGTGATCCCAAAGCACCGGAAAGTTTGTATCTGCTCGGCATGTGCGCGTGGGAAAAGCGCGATTGGAAGGGGGCCAAAGTCATATTTTCAAAGTTGGCCGGAGACAAGTCATTTGCACGTCGAGTCAAAGCACTGCTCTCAGTGATTGATGATCTGGAGGCGACTCGAAGGGAAGCATCAATGTAG
- a CDS encoding tyrosine-type recombinase/integrase, translating into MGVQKTKRKSGIVYRAYWKNPFTKKKEYGPWESEKADASKLDSLMGHRLKYEREYFQPQIEEGPANSDDLTVNEVCLAYMQGGEMTDSTRRDSWYHVKAVTPFLGDVFVSELDKKYMKALEKYLRVERELKQNTINRKVSIIRSALNWAAEEGLIEENPIDGYVCKRGKDKKFEPPTRKETEKLFQKASPHVRRAIIIGWHTGVRIGPSELLKMEWSRFITISVKEALPDYASAKVYQKAIYQWIADGLLAEKTLKRAGVLQWLEESDDALLIREDVVEHMGTAADKPVRGRFRIMAALKNDEMPWRELPIEGSILPMVIRWRDEDTESGIPWVIHFNGKRISTFKKAWKATKARAKVRDDIRPYDLRHAFITYALEQGADMKAVGKLAGHADETMILRRYQHVVGEMESDAAKAVPTLDTKEKKPKKRGTPKRHPSKNISTHFQGADKNNIQ; encoded by the coding sequence ATGGGCGTCCAAAAAACCAAGCGTAAATCTGGCATCGTCTACCGTGCCTATTGGAAGAACCCCTTCACAAAAAAGAAGGAGTATGGCCCGTGGGAAAGTGAAAAAGCTGATGCCTCAAAACTCGATTCACTTATGGGCCACCGCCTTAAATACGAACGAGAATATTTCCAACCGCAAATCGAAGAAGGCCCGGCCAACTCTGATGATCTCACCGTAAACGAGGTCTGTCTTGCCTATATGCAAGGCGGAGAAATGACCGACTCTACTCGCCGCGATTCATGGTATCATGTCAAGGCTGTAACCCCTTTCCTTGGTGACGTATTCGTTTCAGAGTTGGACAAAAAGTACATGAAGGCGCTGGAAAAGTACCTTCGCGTTGAGCGTGAGCTAAAACAAAACACCATCAACCGAAAGGTTTCAATTATCCGCTCTGCCCTCAACTGGGCCGCAGAGGAAGGCTTGATCGAAGAAAACCCCATTGATGGATATGTATGCAAACGCGGCAAGGACAAGAAATTCGAACCACCGACCAGAAAAGAAACGGAAAAACTGTTCCAAAAAGCATCTCCCCATGTCCGCCGCGCAATCATTATTGGTTGGCATACGGGTGTCAGAATCGGGCCAAGCGAACTACTCAAGATGGAGTGGTCTAGGTTCATTACTATTTCAGTCAAAGAGGCCTTACCGGACTATGCTTCGGCCAAGGTCTATCAAAAGGCAATCTATCAATGGATAGCCGACGGCTTGCTTGCCGAGAAAACCTTAAAGCGAGCCGGTGTTCTTCAATGGCTTGAGGAAAGCGACGACGCTCTGCTTATTCGTGAAGACGTTGTTGAACACATGGGAACGGCCGCAGATAAGCCTGTGCGAGGCCGTTTCAGAATCATGGCTGCTTTAAAGAACGATGAAATGCCATGGCGTGAACTGCCAATTGAAGGCTCTATTCTTCCTATGGTTATTCGCTGGCGCGACGAAGACACCGAAAGCGGCATCCCCTGGGTAATCCATTTCAATGGAAAACGTATCAGCACGTTCAAAAAAGCATGGAAGGCCACAAAGGCACGGGCAAAGGTTCGTGACGACATTCGCCCCTACGATCTCCGCCACGCTTTCATTACCTATGCCCTTGAGCAGGGTGCCGACATGAAGGCCGTTGGCAAGCTGGCAGGCCATGCAGATGAGACGATGATCTTGCGCCGGTATCAGCATGTTGTCGGCGAGATGGAATCAGACGCGGCGAAAGCTGTTCCGACCTTGGACACCAAGGAAAAGAAGCCCAAAAAACGCGGCACCCCAAAACGGCACCCCTCAAAGAACATTTCGACCCATTTTCAGGGTGCCGATAAAAATAATATCCAGTAA
- a CDS encoding class I SAM-dependent methyltransferase encodes MQQEILDACCGGRMFHFNKQNPEVLFTDIREEDHTLCDGRPFTVSPDTIEDFRSMTFEDEAFSLVIFDPPHLCRAGDKSWMKAKYGCLNPDTWEDDIQKGFAECWRVLKPGGTLVFKWNETQLKLKDLRPLFPAHPVCGHTTTVNLKTHWILFHKTEMS; translated from the coding sequence ATGCAGCAAGAAATACTCGACGCATGTTGTGGAGGGCGAATGTTCCACTTCAACAAACAGAATCCCGAAGTGCTGTTCACCGACATCAGGGAAGAAGATCATACGCTTTGCGATGGTCGCCCCTTCACCGTGTCGCCGGATACTATTGAAGACTTCCGGTCCATGACGTTTGAAGACGAGGCTTTCAGCCTTGTGATTTTCGACCCGCCGCACCTTTGCCGTGCTGGTGACAAGTCTTGGATGAAGGCCAAGTACGGTTGTCTCAATCCCGACACTTGGGAGGATGATATCCAGAAAGGTTTTGCCGAATGTTGGCGAGTCCTCAAACCGGGCGGCACTCTCGTTTTCAAATGGAACGAGACGCAACTCAAATTGAAAGATTTGCGGCCGCTTTTTCCGGCCCATCCGGTTTGTGGCCACACGACTACAGTGAACCTGAAAACGCACTGGATTTTATTCCACAAGACAGAAATGTCTTAG